CGCCGTCACGAACGTGCGGGGGCAGAGCGTGACGCCGCTCCCCGAGTTCCGAGCGCCGTTGGTCTAAGTGTGCTGGTCAGGGGTGGGTTCACTCACCCCTGAAACACACTATTATTGAAGTTGTTCGGGGGGTGGTGGCTCCACCCCCCGACCCGCAGAGACCAACAGCGAAGGGGATCACCGCATGACTCAGCAGTACGCCGAGCGCGCTACGAACCTCGCCCCCACGGGGGCCCGTAACGCCGACCTGTCCGACCTGGTCAGCATCCTGGAAGCCGGGGAGCGCCGGAAGCTGGACATCATCGCCTCCGTGTCCGCGCTGCGGATGCGTGAGGGAAACATCCACGTCGAGGGCGTGGAGTCCCAGATCAGCGCGGCAGGTGTGACGGCCGTCGATGGCATCTACCGGCCGACCGCCGTTGCCGACGAGGGGGTTTCGGACAAGCTCCGCATCCCGCTCGCCTACCTACGCCGCATGCGCGCGGAGAACGTCCCGCTGCTGGACGAGAACGTCAACGCGTGGATGCGGCAGGAGCCGGAGCGCCGTTTCATGCTCCGCGCGTTCCGGAGCGAGAACGGCCCCGGCATGCCCGGTGAGGGTGTGGCCCGCGCGCTGCTGTCCGACAGCTACAAGCTGATGGACAACCTTGACATGCTGCTGGCCGCCCTGGACGGGGTGGAGAAGTCTGGGCACCCCACCCGGATCACGGGGTGCGACCTCACCGACCGGCGCATGTATGTGCGCGTCGAGTCCGAAGCGGTCGCGATCCAGGCCCGCAACCTGCTGCGCGGCTACCGCTCCCCGTTCGACGGCCGCAGCGGTGACGAACTCCCGATGATCTCCGCAGGGTTCGTCATCACCAACAGCGAGGTTGGTTCGGGGGCGTACACCATCACCCCGCGCGCGGTCATCCAGGTGTGCCGCAACGGTCTGACCCAGACCAAGGACGTCATGCGCGCCGTGCACCTGGGGGGCAAGCAGGACGAGGGCGTTGTGTCCTGGTCCGGCCAGACCCAGCGCAAGACGCTGGAGCTGATCACGTCCAAGACCGCCGACGCCGTGCGCACGTTCCTGTCACGGGAATACGTCGAGGCCAAGGTGTACGAGATGGAGGCCGCCGCCGGGAAGACGCTGGACGAGCCGACAAAGACCATCGAGCACGTCACCAAGTCGCTCAGCATCGGCAACGAGGCCAAGGACCGGATCCTTTCCCACTTCATCCGGGGTGGGCAGATGACGGCCGGGGGCGTGATGCAGGCTGTCACGTCGACCGCGCAGACCCTCACCGACGCCGACCAGGCCGCCGCCCTGGAAGCGCTCGCGGTTCCCGCCCTCACGGCCGCCGCCGCGCACGGCTGACAGACCCCCGTGCGGGCCGGGCAACTCCCCCAGCCCAGCCCGGCCCGCACGGGTCCGACCGTCCCAGAGCGCGGAGCGCGCGACCCAGCCCCGCAGGGAGCGCGGAGCGCGCCCGCCCCGCCTCTGCCGCGTAGCGGCAGCGCGACGCGTCGACGGAGCCGCCCGCGCGCCCACAAGAAGCCCGTTGTGCCCAGGGGCGCAGTGCAGCCGGCCTCCGTCGCCCACCGCCCCGCCCCGTGAGGAGTCCTCATGTCTGCACGCCCGGAGATCACCCACCCCGGAGACGACGCCATCGCGGCCGCCATGAGCCGCACCCTGACCGCCCTTTCCGCCGTGTTCCAGGCACTCGGAGACGGTGAGCACACGCTGAACCTCGTGGCCGAGCGGACCGACAACGCGTTCGTCACGGGCCGAACTGATCTCTCGATCGGCATGGAGCCGCTGCGCCTGGCCGTCCTGGACGAAGACGAGTTCTGCGCCCTGCGCATGCTGCTGGTGTTCGCGCTGGAGGGCAGCACGATGCGCAGCGCCGTCCTGATCGCCACCACGGCCGCAGAGCCCACCCCCCGCGCGTGCGGCTGGTCCGTGCGTGACGGGTGGCTTCACCCCATGGACACGGACGAACTCCAGGCCGCCGTCATTCCGTGCCCCGACGTCGCCGCCGTAGAACGTGAGGTCTACCCCGCCCCCGTTCTCATCCAGCTCCCCGACTCCGACGAGGAGGCCCCGCATGCCTGAACCGGAGCTCCCACGGCCCGACAACGCCGCCACGGCGTCCGCCATGGGCCGCGCCCTGCACGCGCTGACCGCGTTGTTCCCGGCCCTCGGAGAGGGAAGCCACGAGCTGCACATCAACGCCGAGCGCACGGACGGCACGGAGGTGAGCGCCGACCTGTACGTGACCGTCGAGCCGGGATCGTGTCACGTGGATCACTCCGCCGAGGAGTACGTGCAGTTCTTCGTACTGCTGACGTTCGCGCTGGAGAACAGCACCGTGCGTGACGCCGTCCTGGTCGCCACGACCGCCGACGCAGGCATACGCACGTGCGGGTGGGAGGTACGGGCCGGATGGCTGCACCCCATGGACACAGCCGAACTCCACAAGGCCGCCACGTCCCTCCCCGCAGACGACGCCGCGCCGCACGTGGTCTGTCACGCCCCCGTCCTGCACCGCCCCCACGGGACCGCCGAGGAGCGCTCATGAGCGACAAGCCCGCCGTCACGCCGGACGGCTACTGCACCAACACCAAGCCGGTTTCCGGCACGATCGAGCAGGTCAACGGCCATGCGCTCGGCGGGAAGTTCTTCAAGATGCACGGCCGCCGCTACGCGGACTGTCCCTGTGGCCGCCGCCCCAGCCTGACCGACCGGGGCACCCTCCGCCGACACAAGCCGCCGAAGGAGTAACCCCCGCAGACGCCGTCCACGCCCCTCCCCCGGTACGGGGGCGTGGACGGCCGCCCCGGCCAGCGCGCCACTGGCCGACTACCGCCCCGCGCCCGCACCCTCCCCTTCGGCGAGTGCGGGGCGGCACGCCCCCTCAGCCCACCCGGTCGAGTCCCGAGGAGTCGCAGCCCATGACCAGTCCGATCCTGACCATCGACACGCCCGCCGGCCCCGTGCGCGCCACCGCCGGCCCCCGCCACGCCGACGCCGTCGTGTTCGAGCTGGGCGGAGCGATGCGCGGCAGCGTGCACGTCACCGGCACCACCGACCCTCACCGCTGGGACCAGTTCACCGCCGTCCGCGCCTGTCTCGGCCCCGTCAACGCCTTCAAGACCACCGCCCCCGACGAGGACCTCCCGCGGCCGCACCGGCTACCACGGCAGCCTGACCCTCTACCGCGACAGCACCGGCCGCCCCGGGGTCTCGGTATATCCGCTGCCGTCCGCCGCTGATCACCCGCCATCAGAGAAGACGGAAGCGGTACTCACCGCCGTCCTGCGCGGCTGCGCCGAGCACGTCGCGCAGCGCGCCGACCTGCCCGCGATCCTGGAGGCCTCACGGCAGCGTGACACCCCCGGCCTGCTGCGCTTCCTCACCTGGTCCGCCTCCTGCCACCAGGCCGAAGCCGTCCGCCTGGAGCGCGAGGCCCGTACCGCGCTCCCG
This is a stretch of genomic DNA from Streptomyces sp. NBC_00285. It encodes these proteins:
- a CDS encoding DUF932 domain-containing protein, which codes for MTQQYAERATNLAPTGARNADLSDLVSILEAGERRKLDIIASVSALRMREGNIHVEGVESQISAAGVTAVDGIYRPTAVADEGVSDKLRIPLAYLRRMRAENVPLLDENVNAWMRQEPERRFMLRAFRSENGPGMPGEGVARALLSDSYKLMDNLDMLLAALDGVEKSGHPTRITGCDLTDRRMYVRVESEAVAIQARNLLRGYRSPFDGRSGDELPMISAGFVITNSEVGSGAYTITPRAVIQVCRNGLTQTKDVMRAVHLGGKQDEGVVSWSGQTQRKTLELITSKTADAVRTFLSREYVEAKVYEMEAAAGKTLDEPTKTIEHVTKSLSIGNEAKDRILSHFIRGGQMTAGGVMQAVTSTAQTLTDADQAAALEALAVPALTAAAAHG